The following proteins come from a genomic window of Anguilla rostrata isolate EN2019 chromosome 17, ASM1855537v3, whole genome shotgun sequence:
- the LOC135242859 gene encoding RNA-binding protein with serine-rich domain 1-like isoform X2, with product MAPSPTKRKDRSEDKAKDRGKEKTGTKEGPEKERGREKGRKRRSASAGTSSSRSRSSSTSSTSSGSSSGSSSGSSSSSASSHSGSSSSSRSSSSSSSSRSPSVNRRRHDNRRRSRSKSKSLKRGDEKERKRRSPSPRPTKIHLGRLTRNVTKDHIQEIFATYGKIKMIDMPVDRLHPHLSKGHAYVEFETADEAEKALKHMDGGQIDGQEITASAVLTPRIRPAPRRLSPPRRMPPPPPVWRRTPPRMRRRSRSPRRRSPVRRRSRSRSPGRRRHRSRSSSNSSR from the exons at GGCTCCATCACCGACAAAGCGGAAGGATCGTTCCGAGGACAAGGCCAAGGATCGGGGGAAAGAGAAGACTGGCACCAAAGAGGGGCcggagaaggagagaggcagagagaaaggccGTAAGCGGCGCAGTGCCTCCGCTGGTACGAGCAGCAGTAG GTCCcgctccagctccacctccagcaccagctccGGCTCCAGCTCGGGCTCCTCCAGTGGCTCCAGCTCCTCTTCCGCCTCCAGCCATTCtggctcctccagctcctcccgctcttccagctcctccagctcctctcgGTCGCCCAGCGTCAACCGCCGTCGCCACGACAACCGCCGCCGTTCCCGTTCCAA GTCCAAGTCGCTGAAGAGGGGAGATGAGAAGGAGCGCAAGAGGAGGAGCCCGAGCCCGAGGCCCACCAAGATCCACCTGGGCCGGCTCACAAGGAACGTTACCAAG GATCACATTCAGGAGATTTTCGCCACCTATGGGAAGATCAAGATGATTGACATGCCAGTGGATAGGCTCCACCCACACCTCTCTAAGGGCCACGCCTATGTAGAGTTTGAAACGGCGGACGAGGCAGAGAAGGCCCTCAAACACATGGACGGGG GTCAGATTGACGGGCAGGAGATCACAGCCTCCGCTGTCCTCACCCCACGGATACGTCCTGCCCCCCGCAGGCTCTCCCCCCCACGAAGgatgcccccgccccctcctgtgTGGCGTCGTACCCCACCGCGCATGAGGAGGAG gtcCCGGTCACCGCGGCGGCGCTCTCCGGTCAGGCGGCGTTCACGGTCCCGTTCCCCCGGTCGCCGCCGCCACCGGTCCCGGTCCAGCTCCAACTCGTCCCGGTAG
- the LOC135242859 gene encoding RNA-binding protein with serine-rich domain 1-like isoform X1: MELDYGVVIGPTSSVCFHPQARPKAPSPTKRKDRSEDKAKDRGKEKTGTKEGPEKERGREKGRKRRSASAGTSSSRSRSSSTSSTSSGSSSGSSSGSSSSSASSHSGSSSSSRSSSSSSSSRSPSVNRRRHDNRRRSRSKSKSLKRGDEKERKRRSPSPRPTKIHLGRLTRNVTKDHIQEIFATYGKIKMIDMPVDRLHPHLSKGHAYVEFETADEAEKALKHMDGGQIDGQEITASAVLTPRIRPAPRRLSPPRRMPPPPPVWRRTPPRMRRRSRSPRRRSPVRRRSRSRSPGRRRHRSRSSSNSSR; encoded by the exons GGCTCCATCACCGACAAAGCGGAAGGATCGTTCCGAGGACAAGGCCAAGGATCGGGGGAAAGAGAAGACTGGCACCAAAGAGGGGCcggagaaggagagaggcagagagaaaggccGTAAGCGGCGCAGTGCCTCCGCTGGTACGAGCAGCAGTAG GTCCcgctccagctccacctccagcaccagctccGGCTCCAGCTCGGGCTCCTCCAGTGGCTCCAGCTCCTCTTCCGCCTCCAGCCATTCtggctcctccagctcctcccgctcttccagctcctccagctcctctcgGTCGCCCAGCGTCAACCGCCGTCGCCACGACAACCGCCGCCGTTCCCGTTCCAA GTCCAAGTCGCTGAAGAGGGGAGATGAGAAGGAGCGCAAGAGGAGGAGCCCGAGCCCGAGGCCCACCAAGATCCACCTGGGCCGGCTCACAAGGAACGTTACCAAG GATCACATTCAGGAGATTTTCGCCACCTATGGGAAGATCAAGATGATTGACATGCCAGTGGATAGGCTCCACCCACACCTCTCTAAGGGCCACGCCTATGTAGAGTTTGAAACGGCGGACGAGGCAGAGAAGGCCCTCAAACACATGGACGGGG GTCAGATTGACGGGCAGGAGATCACAGCCTCCGCTGTCCTCACCCCACGGATACGTCCTGCCCCCCGCAGGCTCTCCCCCCCACGAAGgatgcccccgccccctcctgtgTGGCGTCGTACCCCACCGCGCATGAGGAGGAG gtcCCGGTCACCGCGGCGGCGCTCTCCGGTCAGGCGGCGTTCACGGTCCCGTTCCCCCGGTCGCCGCCGCCACCGGTCCCGGTCCAGCTCCAACTCGTCCCGGTAG